Proteins encoded by one window of Lycium barbarum isolate Lr01 chromosome 11, ASM1917538v2, whole genome shotgun sequence:
- the LOC132617461 gene encoding protein NDL1-like: MADSNSSNDSVSIDVETIYLGGKEHVVRTGCGSVSVIVYGDQEKPPLITYPDLALNHMSCFQGLFFCPEAASLLLHNFCIYHISPPGHELGAAAICPDDPVPSVDDLADQIVEVLNYFGLRSVMCMGVTAGAYILTLFAIKHRERVLGLILVSPLCKAPSWSEWFYNKVMSNLLYFYGMCGLLKDFLLYRYFSKEVRGTADVPESDIAQACRRLLDERQSINILRFLQAIDGRPDITQGLKKLQCRTLIFVGDSSPFHSEALHMTAKLDRRFSALVEVQECGSMVTEEQPHAMLIPMEYFLMGYGLYRPNQFNGSPRSPLSPSCIAPELLSPESMGLKLKPIKTRIESKVPGAQR, from the exons ATGGCAGATTCCAATTCAAGTAATGATTCTGTTTCCATTGATGTTGAGACCATTTATCTTGGTGGAAAG GAGCACGTCGTACGGACTGGCTGTGGCTCTGTGTCTGTTATAGTTTATGGAGACCAAGAGAAGCCGCCACTGATAACTTATCCAGATTTAGCTCTAAATC ATATGTCATGTTTCCAAGGATTGTTCTTCTGTCCAGAAGCAGCTTCATTGCTGCTTCATAACTTTTGCATTTACCACATAAGTCCTCCGGGGCATGAG TTGGGAGCTGCAGCAATTTGTCCGGATGATCCTGTACCTTCAGTCGATGATTTGGCAGATCAGATAGTTGAGGTTCTTAACTATTTTGG GCTGCGGTCAGTTATGTGTATGGGAGTAACGGCTGGTGCTTATATACTCACCTTATTCGCG ATAAAACATAGGGAGCGTGTTCTTGGTTTGATTCTTGTTTCCCCTCTATGCAAAGCACCTTCTTGGAGTGAATGGTTTTATAATAAG GTCATGTCAAATTTACTCTACTTTTATGGAATGTGTGGTCTGCTGAAAGACTTTTTACTATACCGTTACTTCAGCAAG GAGGTTCGTGGCACTGCAGATGTTCCAGAATCAGATATAGCTCAAGCATGCAGAAGA TTGCTAGATGAGAGACAGAGCATAAACATTTTACGGTTTCTGCAAGCTATTGACGG GAGACCGGATATCACACAAGGATTGAAGAAACTACAATGTCGAACCCTCATATTTGTCGGGGATAGTTCTCCTTTCCATTCCGAGGCTCTCCACATGACTGCTAAATTGGACAGAAGATTCAGTGCCTTAGTGGAG GTACAGGAATGTGGATCAATGGTGACAGAAGAACAGCCACATGCAATGTTGATACCAATGGAGTATTTCCTCATGGGATATGGACTATACAGACCTAATCAGTTCAATGGCAGCCCAAGGAGTCCACTTAGTCCATCTTGTATCGCACCCGAGCTTCTATCTCCGGAGAGCATGGGGCTAAAACTGAAACCTATCAAGACTCGGATTGAATCCAAGGTCCCCGGTGCACAACG